The Arachis ipaensis cultivar K30076 chromosome B07, Araip1.1, whole genome shotgun sequence genome includes a window with the following:
- the LOC107608040 gene encoding NDR1/HIN1-like protein 13 (The sequence of the model RefSeq protein was modified relative to this genomic sequence to represent the inferred CDS: added 28 bases not found in genome assembly) encodes MADRVHPHDSPSPTVSQINASDAAAAPKPSLPPDGKPVPPPGTYVIKIPKDQIYRVPPPENARRFAKYTDKKSKRSYGGGGRRRCSFCCCFSWFIGVLFIIALLIGIAAGVLYLVFKPKSPHYSIDHIGIKAMNLTTAVMSPEFNITVKADNSNDKIGIRYETDSSAEIFFKGVKLCDGALPAFYQPPKNVTVFMTPLKGNGIKLKSEDEKALVDAETKRQVPLNVKLVAPVKIKVGSVESWKITVKIHCDVTVDQLTVQSKILSKKCNYKLDLWLFKI; translated from the coding sequence ATGGCCGACCGAGTTCACCCGCACGACTCACCGTCGCCGACCGTCTCTCAAATCAACGCCTCCGACGCCGCCGCCGCACCGAAGCCTAGTCTTCCGCCGGATGGGAAACCCGTTCCGCCTCCGGGAACCTACGTCATCAAGATTCCGAAGGACCAGATCTACCGCGTTCCTCCGCCGGAGAATGCTCGCCGCTTCGCCAAATACACCGACAAAAAAAGTAAACGGAGCTACGGCGGTGGCGGTCGTCGCCGCTGCAGCTTCTGCTGTTGCTTCTCCTGGTTCATCGGAGTCCTCTTCATCATCGCCTTGCTCATTGGAATCGCCGCCGGCGTACTCTACTTAGTTTTCAAGCCGAAGTCTCCGCACTACTCCATCGACCACATCGGAATCAAAGCAATGAACCTCACCACGGCGGTGATGTCCCCGGAGTTCAACATTACCGTCAAGGCGGATAACTCTAACGACAAGATTGGAATCCGTTACGAAACGGATAGCTCGGCTGAAATATTCTTTAAAGGCGTGAAGCTCTGTGACGGAGCGTTGCCGGCGTTTTACCAGCCGCCAAAAAACGTCACGGTGTTTATGACGCCGTTGAAGGGTAACGGTATCAAGCTGAAGAGCGAGGATGAGAAGGCGTTGGTGGATGCGGAGACCAAACGGCAGGTGCCGTTGAACGTTAAGTTAGTTGCGCCGGTGAAGATAAAAGTTGGTTCCGTTGAGTCGTGGAAGATCACCGTTAAGATTCACTGTGATGTAACAGTAGACCAGCTAACGGTGCAGTCGAAGATTCTTTCTAAAAAATGTAATTACAA
- the LOC107609216 gene encoding uncharacterized protein LOC107609216 has translation MGNSSSRMEEDKALQLCRERKKFVRQALDGRCLLASAHVAYIQSLKTTGTALRKFIEPDGLIDPSLYTPSTNATPEPQLALSERPLSHLSFSSPSVSQRIDTAEGFSPSPSPPSSSIKFQANHMKHTSVYSKKVEEKVPVPVIGTLTSSGTPQNGSTPCYNGRSESPAFEDSTLPDGAPQWDFFGLFNPIDHQFSFQDGKGAHHVQNGDDITQLREEEGIPDLEEDEEGVSSHDEDGSQASEDEFEDEPTSEKLVQRFENLNRVNNHVQENALPATTKPLTGDVASEVELVNGEKANSPNLSPLKTVPPAVTSHPPETNKSTEKENHSQNKVIPKNFFSSMKEIESLFIEASASGKEVPRMLEANKFHFRPMFPAKENSSVASSFLKACFSCGDDPTQVPEEPAQNSVKYLTWHRTASSRSSSSRNPVGANSRDDTEAFANNLFDTSCMISGSHASTLDRLYAWERKLYDEVKASEIVRKEYDTKCKILRHLESKEKTHTIDKTRAVVKDLHSRIRVAIHRIDSISKRIEELRDKELQPQLEELIEGLSRMWEVMFECHKLQFQIISVSYNNSHAKIAMHSELHRQIISYLEDELLFLSSSLTKWIGAQKSYLEAISGWLNKCVSFKQKSTRKRRKPQSELLRDYGPPIYATCIVWLEKLDGLPVKDVVDSIKSLAADTARFLPHKEKNHGKGANHPHINGESSDNLLRDDISEDWASGFDRFRLSLIRFLGQLSSLSGASVTMYADLRQAIHTAKIIYQKRSSFSQNGHSNSQSQDVHLNSESQGDQSNSQSQVV, from the exons ATGGGGAACTCAAGCTCCAGAATGGAGGAGGATAAGGCATTGCAGCTATGCCGCGAAAGGAAGAAGTTTGTTAGGCAAGCCCTTGACGGGCGTTGCTTGCTAGCATCTGCGCATGTTGCATATATCCAGTCACTGAAAACCACAGGAACAGCCCTTAGAAAATTCATCGAACCTGACGGGCTAATTGACCCTTCATTGTATACTCCTAGTACTAATGCAACACCAGAACCCCAACTGGCTTTGAGTGAGAGGCCCTTGTCTCATTTATCATTCTCTTCACCATCCGTGTCACAGCGCATTGATACTGCCGAAGGCTTCTCGCCATCACCCTCACCTCCTAGTTCTTCCATTAAGTTCCAAGCAAATCATATGAAACATACAAGCGTTTATTCTAAAAAAGTTGAAGAGAAAGTGCCTGTACCTGTTATAGGGACATTAACATCTTCGGGTACTCCACAGAATGGTAGTACTCCTTGTTACAATGGAAGGTCTGAAAGTCCTGCATTCGAAGATTCTACTCTTCCAGATGGTGCTCCACAATGGGATTTCTTTGGCTTATTTAATCCTATTGACCATCAATTTTCCTTTCAAGATGGGAAGGGTGCTCACCACGTGCAAAATGGTGATGATATAACTCAGCTAAGGGAGGAGGAAGGAATTCCTGacttggaagaagatgaagagggtgTTTCTTCGCATGACGAGGACGGTTCCCAAGCTTCCGAAGACGAGTTTGAAGATGAGCCTACATCAGAAAAGCTTGTCCAAAGATTTGAAAATCTTAATAGAGTTAACAATCATGTTCAAGAAAATGCTTTGCCTGCCACAACTAAGCCTTTGACTGGTGATGTGGCTTCTGAAGTTGAATTAGTTAATGGGGAGAAGGCAAATTCTCCTAATTTATCCCCATTGAAGACAGTGCCGCCTGCAGTAACTTCACATCCCCCTGAAACAAATAAGTCAacagagaaagaaaatcataGCCAGAATAAAGTCATCCccaaaaatttcttttcaagCATGAAAGAAATTGAGTCGCTCTTTATTGAAGCTTCTGCATCTGGTAAAGAGGTTCCAAGGATGCTTGAAGCAAATAAATTTCACTTCCGTCCAATGTTCCCCGCAAAAGAAA ATAGTTCTGTGGCATCGTCTTTCTTGAAAGCATGTTTCTCTTGCGGGGATGACCCTACTCAAGTTCCAGAAG AACCTGCTCAAAACTCTGTTAAGTACTTAACTTGGCATAGAACTGCATCATCTCGATCTTCCTCATCCAGAAACCCTGTGGGAGCAAACTCAAGAGATGATACAGAGGCCTTTGCAAATAATCTCTTTGACACGTCTTGTATGATATCCGGAAGCCATGCATCAACTTTGGATAGGCTATATGCCTGGGAAAGGAAGCTCTATGATGAAGTGAAG GCTAGTGAGATTGTCAGGAAGGAATATGACACGAAGTGTAAAATCTTGAGGCACctggaatcaaaagaaaagacTCATACAATTGATAAAACTCGAGCTGTCGTCAAGGATCTGCACTCAAGAATCAGAGTTGCGATTCACAGGATTGACTCTATATCAAAGAGGATTGAAGAATTAAGGGACAAAGAGCTTCAGCCACAACTTGAGGAGTTGATTGAAGG GTTAAGCAGGATGTGGGAAGTGATGTTTGAATGTCACAAGCTTCAGTTTCAGATCATTTCGGTATCATATAACAATAGTCATGCTAAAATTGCCATGCATTCTGAATTACATAGGCAGATTATCAGCTATCTTGAAGATGAACTCCTCTTTCTATCATCAAGCTTGACCAAGTGGATTGGAGCTCAGAAATCATATCTGGAGGCTATATCCGGATGGCTCAACAAATGTGTTTCGTTTAAACAAAAGTCAACCAGGAAGAGAAGGAAGCCGCAATCTGAGCTCCTGAGAGATTATGGCCCTCCAATATATGCCACTTGCATTGTCTGGTTGGAGAAGCTCGATGGGTTACCTGTAAAGGATGTTGTGGATTCTATCAAGAGCTTAGCAGCCGACACTGCCCGATTCTTGCCACATAAAGAGAAGAACCATGGAAAAGGTGCAAATCATCCTCATATTAATGGCGAATCATCAGATAATTTATTGAGAGATGACATTTCAGAGGACTGGGCTTCAGGTTTCGATCGATTTCGGCTAAGCTTGATTAGATTTCTTGGGCAGCTCAGTAGTTTGTCCGGGGCTTCGGTTACAATGTATGCAGACCTTAGACAGGCCATTCACACTGCTAAGATTATTTACCAAAAGAGGAGTTCGTTTTCTCAAAACGGTCACTCGAATTCTCAATCTCAAGATGTTCATTTGAACTCCGAATCTCAAGGTGATCAATCCAACTCTCAATCTCAAGTTGTTTAG